Below is a genomic region from Mycolicibacter hiberniae.
CTCCGATGCTCGCCAAGGCGGCGGCCAAGGTTCCCGCCGACGACGGGGCAGTCGGAGCCTGGTCCTACGAACCGAAATGGGATGGCTTTCGTGCCATCGTGTTTCGCGACGGCGACGACGTGCTGCTGCAGTCCCGCAACGGCAAACCGCTGAGCCGCTACTTTCCCGAACTGCTGGACGCAGTGCGTGCCGAAGTCGCCCCGCGTTGCGTGCTCGACGGCGAGGTGGTGGTGCCGCGCCAGATCGGCGGCCGCACCCGGCTGGACTGGGACTCGCTGAGTCAGCGCATTCATCCCGCCCAGAGCCGCGTGCGCCTGCTGGCCGAACAGACGCCGGCGCAGTTCATCGCCTTCGACGCGCTGGCCGCCGGCGACACCGCCCTGCTCGACGAGCCGTTTCGGGTGCGGCGGGCGGCCCTGTCCGAGCTGATCACCGGTGGCGCCAGCTGTCATGTCACCCGCGCCACCGAGGACCCCGAGCAGGCCATGCGCTGGCTCATCACCTTCGAGGGTGCCGGGCTGGACGGGGTGGTGGCCAAGCGGACCGACGGGCCGTATCTGCCGGGCAAGCGGGAGATGGTCAAGATCAAGCACCACCGCGACGCCGACTGCGTGGTGATGGGATACCGCATCCACAAGAGCGGTGCGGGTATCGGTTCGCTGCTGCTGGGGCTCTACCGTCCCGACGGCGAGCTCGCGATGGTCGGCGGTGCGGCCTCGTTCAGCGACGCCGACCGGCTGGCGCTGCACCGCGAGCTGGAGCCGCTGCGCATCGGTGACGTCCGCGACGGCGAGCCCAGCCGGTGGAACTCGGCGGCCGACAAGCAGTGGATTCCGATCCGGCCGGAGCGCGTCGCCGAGGTCGCCTACGACCAGATGGAAGGAAACCGCTTCCGGCACACCGTGAAGCTGCTGCGGTGGCGCCCCGATCGGGACCCGGCCAGCTGCACCTTCGACCAGCTTGAGGTGCCGCTGAACTACGACCTCGCCGACGTGTTGGCGACCTGACATGGCCGAGCCCGAGGTGCTGGACGTCGACGGTGTCCCGGTCCGGCTCACCAGCCCCGACAAGGTCTATTTCCCCCGGTTGGGCGCCGGGGGCACCAAGCGGGCGCTGGCCGCGTACTACCTGGCGGTGGCGCGTGGCCCGCTGCTGCATGCCCTGGCCGACCGGCCCAGCCACCTGCAACGGTTCCCCGACGGCATCGACGGCGCCGAGGTCTACCAGAAACGACTGCCCAAGGGGCACCCACCGGAGCTGGAGACCTGCCGGGTCACGTTCCCGTCCGGGCGTACTGCCGATGCTCTGAAGGTCACCCGGCCCGCCGACATCCTGTGGGCGGTGCAGATGAGCACCGTGACCTTCCACCCCTGGCCGGTGCGCTGCGGTGACACCGACCACCCCGACGAGCTGCGGATCGACCTGGACCCGCAGCCCGGCACCGGATTCGACGAGGCCCGAGCGGTCGCGCTGCAGGTGCTGCGCCCGCTGCTCGACGAACTCGGGCTGATCGGCCACGTCAAGACCTCCGGTGGTCGCGGCCTGCACGTGTATCTGCGGATCAAGACCGACTGGGACTTCGTCGCGGTCCGCCGGGCCGGTATTGCGCTGGCCCGCGAAGTGGAGCGGCGCGCGCCGGAGGCGGTCACCACGTCGTGGTGGAAGGAAGAACGCGGCGCGCGGATCTTCGTCGACTTCAACCAGAACGCCCGCGATCGCACCATGGCATCGGCCTATTCGGCGCGGGCCACGCCGATCGCCACCGTCTCGACCCCGTTGACCTGGGACGAGTTGTCCGGAGCCGACCCCGACGACTACACCATCGCCACGGTGCCGGACTTGATCGCGCGGCGCGGCGATCCCTGGAGCGCCATAGATGACGTCGAACAGTCCCTCGACCCGCTGTTGGCCCTGGCGGCCGACGACGAGGCCCGCGGGCTCGGCGACCTGCCCTACCCGCCGAACTATCCGAAAATGCCCGGCGAACCCAAACGGGTGCAGCCGAGCCGGGAAAGATCAGACTGAGTCATTTCGGGGAGGACAGCAGTCCGATGCAGGTTGCGGTGAGTAGTCGGGTCAAAGCGGTGGTGAAGTTCAAATTCCAATCCGGGGGAACCTGAGCCTCCAACGCGTAGGCGTCGGCGAGGTCCGCGGAGGGATGGGCGAT
It encodes:
- a CDS encoding ATP-dependent DNA ligase; translation: MDTMDLPVAPPVAPMLAKAAAKVPADDGAVGAWSYEPKWDGFRAIVFRDGDDVLLQSRNGKPLSRYFPELLDAVRAEVAPRCVLDGEVVVPRQIGGRTRLDWDSLSQRIHPAQSRVRLLAEQTPAQFIAFDALAAGDTALLDEPFRVRRAALSELITGGASCHVTRATEDPEQAMRWLITFEGAGLDGVVAKRTDGPYLPGKREMVKIKHHRDADCVVMGYRIHKSGAGIGSLLLGLYRPDGELAMVGGAASFSDADRLALHRELEPLRIGDVRDGEPSRWNSAADKQWIPIRPERVAEVAYDQMEGNRFRHTVKLLRWRPDRDPASCTFDQLEVPLNYDLADVLAT
- a CDS encoding DNA polymerase domain-containing protein, with the protein product MAEPEVLDVDGVPVRLTSPDKVYFPRLGAGGTKRALAAYYLAVARGPLLHALADRPSHLQRFPDGIDGAEVYQKRLPKGHPPELETCRVTFPSGRTADALKVTRPADILWAVQMSTVTFHPWPVRCGDTDHPDELRIDLDPQPGTGFDEARAVALQVLRPLLDELGLIGHVKTSGGRGLHVYLRIKTDWDFVAVRRAGIALAREVERRAPEAVTTSWWKEERGARIFVDFNQNARDRTMASAYSARATPIATVSTPLTWDELSGADPDDYTIATVPDLIARRGDPWSAIDDVEQSLDPLLALAADDEARGLGDLPYPPNYPKMPGEPKRVQPSRERSD